The proteins below come from a single Funiculus sociatus GB2-C1 genomic window:
- a CDS encoding Uma2 family endonuclease: protein MTALTVNFNPIIKLTDEQFFQLCQVNENLRFERTATGELIIMSPAGGETGNRNAGLTAQLWIWNEQNKWGKVFDSSTGFKLPNGANRSPDAAWVKLERWDALTQQQKEKFPPICPDFVIELLSPSDTLKVAQEKMKEYRENGTILGLLINRKSKQVEIYRQGQEVEVLQSPTTLSGENVLPGFNLNLESIW, encoded by the coding sequence ATGACTGCCCTAACCGTTAACTTCAACCCCATTATTAAGCTCACAGATGAGCAATTTTTTCAGCTTTGCCAAGTAAATGAAAATCTAAGGTTTGAGCGCACAGCTACAGGGGAATTAATCATTATGTCACCCGCTGGGGGAGAAACAGGAAATCGCAACGCTGGACTAACTGCTCAACTTTGGATTTGGAACGAGCAAAATAAATGGGGTAAAGTTTTCGATTCCTCTACAGGTTTCAAACTCCCCAATGGTGCCAATCGTTCTCCTGATGCTGCTTGGGTGAAACTGGAACGATGGGATGCGCTAACTCAGCAGCAGAAAGAGAAATTTCCCCCCATTTGTCCTGATTTTGTCATTGAGTTACTTTCACCGAGTGATACTTTGAAAGTAGCTCAAGAGAAAATGAAAGAATACCGAGAGAATGGCACTATTTTGGGTTTGTTAATTAACCGCAAATCCAAGCAAGTAGAAATTTATCGCCAAGGTCAAGAAGTTGAAGTGCTGCAATCTCCTACTACTTTATCAGGAGAAAATGTTCTCCCTGGTTTTAACCTAAATCTCGAATCAATTTGGTAA
- a CDS encoding tetratricopeptide repeat protein, with protein MSGSQVLTLSQQIGAKEWHELALYHLGRYYLNLCQFNDSIIQFEQLLQLTHDTGNRMLEAAAFWGLGGNYRYLGQYQKAIECFQKQLAISCEINDRSWQISALEGLGGVYQFLGQYQQSLDYSQQCLVIAHETNDINSQAGILSNSGGIYLLIQQWEKAIELSEKSLELATEVNNKDIQARSLRNLGQAYKSLGQYQKARDLLERALTISSEIGEKALLSNILGSLCGIFFETHQLEQAIEYSQKASNIASEVGNKSGEAHALWWIGTAYNKLGRYQKALEYEKQALVIFHNIGERQNEQYLLYNIANEYFSLKQYPQAMGFYQSALSLAQELNNRREEAKASHLLGVTFHNLGRNTEAISYYRQGYSIYKELGDETQAQECWKGLSQLGAE; from the coding sequence GTGTCAGGCAGTCAGGTTCTTACCCTATCTCAGCAGATTGGCGCTAAGGAATGGCACGAATTGGCACTCTACCATCTAGGTAGGTATTACTTGAATTTGTGTCAATTTAATGATTCTATCATCCAGTTTGAGCAATTACTGCAACTTACTCATGACACTGGAAATAGGATGCTTGAAGCCGCAGCATTTTGGGGATTGGGAGGTAATTACCGCTATCTAGGGCAGTATCAAAAAGCGATTGAGTGTTTTCAGAAACAACTTGCTATTAGCTGTGAAATAAACGATCGCAGCTGGCAGATAAGTGCATTGGAAGGTCTAGGGGGTGTTTATCAGTTTTTGGGGCAGTATCAACAATCACTTGATTACTCTCAACAGTGTTTGGTAATTGCTCATGAAACTAATGATATTAACAGTCAGGCAGGGATACTATCAAATAGTGGTGGTATCTATTTACTTATACAGCAGTGGGAAAAAGCAATTGAATTATCTGAAAAATCACTTGAGCTTGCCACTGAAGTCAACAACAAAGATATTCAGGCACGTAGTCTCAGAAATCTTGGTCAAGCATACAAAAGCTTGGGCCAGTATCAGAAAGCCAGGGATCTTTTAGAAAGAGCTTTAACAATTTCTAGTGAAATTGGCGAAAAAGCATTATTAAGTAATATATTAGGAAGTCTGTGTGGGATATTTTTTGAAACCCACCAACTTGAACAGGCAATTGAATATAGCCAAAAGGCTAGTAATATAGCCTCTGAGGTGGGTAACAAAAGCGGCGAGGCTCACGCTTTATGGTGGATTGGAACTGCTTATAATAAGCTAGGGAGATATCAGAAAGCCCTGGAATATGAAAAACAAGCTTTAGTCATTTTTCACAATATAGGTGAAAGGCAGAATGAACAATATCTGCTTTACAACATTGCTAATGAATATTTCTCCCTAAAACAGTATCCTCAAGCAATGGGATTTTATCAATCTGCTCTTAGCCTTGCCCAAGAACTAAATAATCGTCGCGAAGAAGCCAAAGCATCTCATTTACTTGGTGTAACTTTTCACAATTTGGGTCGTAATACAGAAGCTATTTCTTATTATCGACAGGGCTACAGCATTTACAAAGAACTAGGTGATGAGACACAGGCACAAGAATGTTGGAAAGGTTTATCGCAATTAGGGGCAGAATAG